From the Eschrichtius robustus isolate mEscRob2 chromosome 19, mEscRob2.pri, whole genome shotgun sequence genome, the window TAAACCACAACCCCGTTCTTCTTCAAAATGTTGAGTGAGAAATAATTACAGAGGACATACACTGTTCCTGTCCTCCCGTCAGTGAAGCCACCGCCCCTTCCGAGCAGCTCAGAGCCAGGCTGGGGGTCTGGCTGCCACAGGGCAGAGCGGTGCCCCATCTGGACGGGGCAGGTCCTTCCCGGTGACAGCCCTGCTCTGCCTCAGGAGCCATCCACACCCAGCCTCCGAGTGTGTGCAGCCCCACAGCTTAAAAACCTCCAAGGTCCTTGTGCAGCTTCAGCAtgaccccccccccacttcccatGGTCCCCAGGGACTCACCAGAGGGTGACCACCTTGGGGGTCATTGGCTTCACCGGGATGCCATAGGCCCGGGCCAGGCCGAAATCCGCTGTGACAGAGGCAGACAGACGGGAGGGTGAGTGTCACCCAGTGAAGGCTGCCCACTGACGTCTGCAGCCGGCTTGTAGCGTGCAGGGTGCTTATCGGGACCGGCCCGCCACCCCGTCGAGGTGGCGCTCATGGAGGCCCCCACCACAGAACCAGCACCTGCACCCACCTGTCTTCACGCAGCCCTTATCCGTCATGAGCAAGTTAGAGACCTTCAGATCCCTGTGACAGAAAGAGAACACCAGTGCTTCCCAGGAAGATGCTGCATGGGGTAAAGACGCTGTCACCGTCGCAGTGATACTTAGAACATTTCCCCATACGTCTCCTCCTGtttgcacttttattttttttaattttttttatgtggaccatttttaaagtctctactgaatttgttgcaatattgcttctgttttatgttttggattttctggccgcgaggcatgtgggatcttagctccccgaccagcgatcgaacccgcaccccctgcgttggaaggcgaagtctaaaccactggaccaccacggaagtccctgcaCTTCTTAAAAATGAGGACGGCAGGCAGTGCAAGGCGATTTGGCAACTGGGAACACCAGAGAGAGCTCTCAGTAATTTTCTGAGAACCTGGCAGAGGAGGCCGTGAGCCCAGGTCTGACTTCCAGCGCTGTGTCTGATCCCCACCCAGGCCATGCGAGCCACCGAGGGCACACGGAGCTGCTGCCTGCAAGGTCCTGCCCGGGCCTGCAggaccctcccctctgcccctccagtctctgcccttcctggcccGCCTTCCAGTAAGGCTCTCTCCACGGCAGCACTTCTCAGAGCCTGACTCGCTCGCACCATCGGCCccccagaggaggaaacaggtaTTACCTGGTCCTGGACCGTCCCCCAGGAGCAGTTACAGAACCTCTACTGCCTCGAGGCTGCGCCTGCTGCTCTCCTGCATACTGGGCAACGTCAACTGGCACTGGGTCAGTACTGGCAGTCACACCTCCCCCACGTCACAAGCCAGCACTCCTCTGGAGAAAGGCCTCCTGAGGCCCTGCCCCAACCCAGGCCCGTGGCGCCGCCCACCTGTGGATGATGAAGTTCCGGTGCAAGTACTGGAGGCCCCGGAGCACCTGCAGCACGATGCACTTGACCTGCAGGGGGCCAGGACGCAGGGTCAGGGCAGCCTGCGTCCGCCACAATGTGCCGAACGAGGACTTGGGAAGCCCGCCACCACAGCCCCCAGCCTCACACCTGGGCCTCAGAGAAGGGCGTCGGCATGTTCTCCAGAAGGCTGGCCAGGTCCTGCTCACAGTAACCCATCACCAGGAAGATGCTGAAAAGAAGAGGGGGAAACGCaggccacctcccacctcctcccaagTGGGCCAAGGGACCCTCCTGGGGCAGCAGGaagggcaagagggagggggctgggcaggaCCCAACGTGGGGGCAGCAAGCAGACCACTCACCTCTCCAGGTGgttccccaccaccacctccttcaGCTCCACGATGTTTGGATGGCGGAGGCGAAGGAGCAGCGTGATCTCTCGAAGGCTGCTGATGGGGACCCCTGCAACCCAGCCCGGCCTCAGCGAGCCGCCCCCCCACTGCAGCCCAGCCCGGCCTCAGCGAGCCCCCCCCACTGCAGCCCAGCCCGGCCTCAGCGAGCCCCCCCCACTGCAACCCAGCCCGGCCTCAGCGAGCCCCCCACTGCAGTCAGGACCCCCTGACAGCCTCAGTGACGCCCAGGCTGCAGACAGGGACCCCTGACAGCCTCTGACCCCCACCCCTGCAGACAGGGACCCCTGACAGCCTCTGTGACGCCCAGCCCTGCAGACAGGGACCCCTGACAGCCTCTGTGACGCCCAGCCCTGCAGACAGGGACCCCTGACAGCCTCTGTGACGCCCAGCCCTGCAGACAGGGACCCCTGACAGCCTCAGTGACGCCCAGCCCTGCAGACAGGGACCCCTGACAGCCTCTGTGATGCCCAGCCCTGCAGACAGGGACCCCTGACAGCCAGCTACCTCAGTGAGCCCCCAACCCCAGTCCACATCAGCTCTCAGGGACCCCCATGCCCCCCGCTGTCAGGGCTCTGCCTGCTACCTCAGGGAGAAGCAAGGCCATCCTAACCAGCACCTTTAACCCTTCCCTCCTTCATCAAATGCAAGCAGCACTCTGTACTGACCCCTGTGCATGGCAGGTGGCCCCCAGTGAGCCCAGCACAGCCCTGCCTGCACAGGCAGCCAAGGGGCTGTCGGCAGGGGGGTGTGGAGCACACAGGGGCTGCCGGCTCAGTCTTGGGTGGGAAAGCCCTGTGGAGGGGTGACGCTGAGCTGAGACAGAAGATGAGGCAGAGTCACCCAATGGGAGGGTGAAGGGGATGAACTGCACAGGGCTCGGGGGGGCTGAGGCCTAGAGTGTGTGGGAGGGGCCAGGCTGCAGCCCCCAGAGATCAGCCTCCTTTGACCATCATGCAGACACCCTTGGGAAAAGCAGGCGCGACTTGGGGGGGGCCTCAGGCAACTCgcatcttcctccccctcccacgcGAGCTCAGAGCGGTCCGCGGCCCCTCCGCGCTCACCGTCCTTCTCCTTGTCCATCCGCACTTTCTTCAGGGCGACAATCTCATCCGTTTGGGTATCCCGGGCCCTATCTGGAATGGAAACTCCTCCAGGATAGGATCCAAGCCCGACCCCACCTTGTGGCCTCCTGCCCCACGGGGGctccctttctcttcccccttGACTGCTGGGTACCCTGTGACAGCCCGTCCACACTCCTTGCAAGCAGAACCCGACCCTGCGAGATGTGCTCCCTGGGGCGTCCTCTGGCTTGAGCTGGTACAGGGCCCCTGGTTGTGAGAAGCTCCCTGTAAGTTTTCCTTCTTAGAGCTGGTATGCAGATCACTGCTTTGTGCTCTGTGGTTACTACGTTCTAATAGCAAATAAGGTAGCTTTTCTTGAAAAAGGAACTCTTATTTTGTCAAAGTTGGCTCCCCAAAGCACTGTGCTAaattgtgcatcttccaaacccGTAGCAGTTTGACGCACACCAATGTCCCAGCTGCTGTGGATGCAGCTCTGGCCGCTTTCTGAGCTGTGTACTTTATGGCCATAACAGCTACCTCTACTCACGGGTACACATTAGCAATCCGATGCTTGCGTTTATTCAGGAGTGGTGTGAAATCTGTGGCAATTCCACCAGGGATTAGAGGTCACCTGTCCCCTCCTTCCAGCCCTgccacagctgctgctgctgggacAGTCCCTGGGCCCCCAGGCCTCCCACCATGGCCACTCACACACAATGCCGTAGGTGCCTTCCCCAATGCGGTTCAGCTTCTCAAACTCCTTCACGCTGCGGCACCGTCCCAGCTGAAAGAGAGAGGTGCTGGCGGTGAGGGGATCTGGCAGCTAATGGAACCAGAGATGGATATGGACACTCAATTTGTACCAAAAAGCCAGCTCATGTCCTGCTCACCAAACAGAAAGGTGACCACACACCTGGGTTTGTAGGTGAGAAAATGGGGTGATGATGCTGGCCACTTTGAATGTGAGATCAAAGACGGTCTAACCACTCCCTTTCAATTCCACGGTCCCGATGTGTGCTGCCCAAAAAGAGGAACCACCAGCCACATTTGgttaaaattaactaaaatgaaaCTCAAAGTCCATTTCTTCAGCTGCACAAGCCATGTGAAGTGCTCGATGGCCCCAGGCGGCTTATGGTGACCGTCCTGGACGATTCAGAAAACAGAGCATTTCCACCATCACAGAAAGTCCACTGCGCAGCACCCCTCTACATTACGCTCTGGGGTTTTCTCCGGCCgcccagtggttagaactccgcaCTCGCAGCGCCgagggcctggattcaatccctgacCGGGGGAACTGACATCCCACAAGCTGCAGGGcgaggccataaataaataaagaaagaagcaagCAAGCTCTGGACGTGGAAAAAGCTTGAAGAGCTTCACGAAACATCTACCAAGCACAGCGGAAACACTTCTGCGGCAAAAACTGTCTCAATCATCCACATGTTTCTTCCTCCTTTGGGTTATGAAACACTGCCCAGGGGCACATAGCCACCCAGCTGGTGGCCAtagttcccagcctcccttgcagctgggtgtgaccatgtgactaaatcctggccaatgggatgtgagcAGAAGGGACAAGTGCAACTTCCTGATCAAAGGAGGCTGCTTGCCGCTCACTCCTTCCTGCCCCTTGAGGCAGGCTGGGATTTGGGTGGGCCACAGGTGGAGCAAAGAGACAACCTGAGTGCCTGGCCCACCTGTGAGACGTTAGGGGAGCCAGAAATAAAGTCCTGTACTTAAGCCACTGTATTTTGGGGTCTCCATGTTCTAGCAGAGAGCCTGTACCCTAATACACCTTCAGCTGTAACAGACTGAATGAGCACCTCCCCTTGGGTCGGAGAAGCACGTGCGGCAAGGTTCAAGTTCTAACAGCCCTTCTCTGGACTCCCTGCCTCTATTTACCTTGCCCTCCATCCTGGGGAACGAAGTCAGAGTCACCTGGCCTGTACTGAAGCCCTTCCACGGTTTCAGCTCGACCTAAGTGTCCTGTCTCTCTCCCGGCTGCACCCCTGGCGCTTCCCGTACACTCTGTACTTCGCGGGACTTTGCCCCTGCTGCTCCCCAGGCCTGGCAAGAACCCTCCTCATCTCTGCGTGTCCAAAACGCAGTCACACTTCCCCGCCCAGGAGAAATGCTACCGCTTCTCAAAACTGCTTCCTGGCCCCCAGCTGAAAACATTCTTTCTCTGAAAAATCCCAACACTTCGTCTCGCAGCACCTACTATCCTGCACTGTCCTCGTCCGGGTATGTCTTAACTCCCCACCGAGAGCCGCTGCTGCGAGTCTCGGTGATGAACGACGGCAGCGGACGGCTCAAGGGGGGTCCTGCGCTCACTCAGCCAGTCTGTTGGGATCCTTACTGGACACTGAGGCGGCCTCTCAGAGCACCAGCAAGTGGTTAAAACAATCCGCCGCCAGGGTTCACACCTACCCCTGCACGAGCCGTCTACCTTGGAGAAACCACCCAACGCCCCTAAGCTTCACCCTCCTCACCTCTACAAAGGGTACCCGAGAGGACTAAGTGACAGTTACACACGCCGAGGCCCCACACGGAGTAAGGCACAAACGAAGCTGCCGGGTCACAGGTGGGGCCCCGCGCCCGGTGCACCCACAGCCCGGTGGGAGACACGCCTCCAACTCTTTCCATGACTACTGTCTCCCGACACGAGGCGCCCGTCCCCGGCGCAAAACTAAGAAACGCCCGCGCTGGAGCGCGCTTTGGCCGAGGCGGCCGGCAGCCAGAGAGCCGGCCCTTCCCTCGCGCGGGCGTGACACGCCCCAGGGTCTGCGCACCGGCCGGGACCGGAGTCCCGGACGGCCGCCGCCGGCTTCCGCGCCTGTCGTGAGGAGCTCTGGGACTGTCGTTCCCGCTCGTGCCGGAAACCTGGCGCTTTAGCGCGACACTGAGGGCCCCAGTGCGTTTCGGCTCCGCCCTGCCGCCGGCGAGGACACAACTACCCCGAGCAGCCCCTCGTCGCACCCTGTGCTCTGGAGGCACCGTGAAGAAGCCTTCCTTACGGATACACTTCAAACGGATCTGttccggctccggctccggctcccCCATGCCGAGCTCAGCGTCCCCACTTCCCGTGTGCGCAGGCGCAGACGGGTGTTCCTCGGAGCAAGCGCACGGCTTACTTCCGGGGCGTCCCCTCCTCAACAACGGTTACCAAGGAAACCTCCCGaagaccccaccccacccacgaGGACCTCAACTCCTACGATGCACTCGGACTAGCAAGGTTCTAGCTTTACTTTACTTTTAAGTGCGGGCACGTGACCGCGCTGGGGCGCTGAGTACCGGCCGCCGGAGGAGGAGGCCGAAGTCCGGGGggctgcagggggctggggggcggcTGCGGGGGCCGCGGGGCCGCGGGAGTTGCGCTGTAGAGCTCTCCCTCGGAGCACTGGAGGGCTGACCTggagccagggagggagggggctcggGCAGGGCCGGTGAGGACCGAGAGCTGAGGGCGCGTCCGAGAGCTGTGGAAAGAACTGACAGGACGCGGCGACGGAGGGACTGTGGGACCGAAGGGTCACCCAACACATCCGTGTTGAGCACCCACTACGTGCTCGGCCCTGTCAGGCTCTGCCCCGGCGGACCTTACATTCTAACTGGAGGCGGTCAACAAGTAAGTAAAGCAGAGGGCGTGCTAAGGAGAAAAACGAGGCAGGGCAGTGAGTGGCCAGTGTAGGAGGAGGGGTGCAGCTTCTCCTGTCACGGGGACTGTACTGTAAATGCTAAAATGATGCGAATGTAAGTTCAGGGCGTTTGATAATTACGAAATTAAATAATCATGAGTCAAAATGATTTAATTTAACCTAATTACCACATTCAGTTCATTCTGGTTTTTAGAATTCTGATAAGCTAAGCTCACGGCTAATAATGAGATTAGAATTAATGCCATGGTAAGTACagtttttggattatttgtttgaGATGCTCAGGGCAGGGGTAGGAGGAGGGCAATTTCTAGGTCAAATAATAGAAATGCAACAGCTACTAGAAACTTTATAGAGAAGGAGAGGCACGCTGACCCAATGGGTTCAAATTCACCTTTGTATGGGCTTGATTTTTCTGTATAAATATTTAGTCGTGGCAGTCAGGATGCATAAATAAACAtactaaataaatacaaataaggaTGTTGATAATATGTTAGTAAACAATGTCAatatgagatttcttttttcttgggttATACCAAAACTCATGGATTGGAAGTCACTTGTACTGTTTACTACTAAAGAATATGACCCTCATCAATAGACAGAGACAGACCATGTGGACGGCCTGCTGACCGTTCCAGGAGCGAAGGAAGCTGACGTATACTGTCATCAGACTAAACGTATGAGCTCGGAGGGGCAGGGCACTCTCTCCAGCCACCCCGGAGGAGAGGGGACTCTGACCCAAGGGCTGCTGGTGAGGATGGACAGCTGAGGCTGGGGGTCCCCTGAACGGCCCCTCCCCACCAGGAGCCCTCAAACACAGCCAGAAAGAGGGGAAGTTGTCAGTTCAACTCACCTTCTCCCAGGGCAGCTCTGACAAAGCCACTTCCACAGTTCTAAGTGCCATGGCTGCCACCACTCCTGCATCCACATTCTTCTTCTGGATCCTATAATACCTTGCATCCTTAATACTCAAGCTAGGAGCCCTTGCACCCTCCAAGGTGACTGTGCACTTCCCTGTTCTGGGACCTAACACCTT encodes:
- the CDK10 gene encoding cyclin-dependent kinase 10 isoform X1, translating into MGEPEPEPEQIRLKCIRKEGFFTVPPEHRLGRCRSVKEFEKLNRIGEGTYGIVYRARDTQTDEIVALKKVRMDKEKDGVPISSLREITLLLRLRHPNIVELKEVVVGNHLESIFLVMGYCEQDLASLLENMPTPFSEAQVKCIVLQVLRGLQYLHRNFIIHRDLKVSNLLMTDKGCVKTADFGLARAYGIPVKPMTPKVVTLWYRAPELLLGTTTQTTSIDMWAVGCILAELLAHKPLLPGTSEIHQVDLIVQLLGTPSENIWPGFSQLPLVSQYSLRKQPYNNLKHKFPWLSEAGLRLLNLLFMYDPKKRATAGDCLESSYFKEKPLPCEPELMPTFPHHRNKRAAPATSSGAESQSRRCKP
- the CDK10 gene encoding cyclin-dependent kinase 10 isoform X2, giving the protein MGEPEPEPEQIRLKCIRKEGFFTVPPEHRLGRCRSVKEFEKLNRIGEGTYGIVYRARDTQTDEIVALKKVRMDKEKDGVPISSLREITLLLRLRHPNIVELKEVVVGNHLESIFLVMGYCEQDLASLLENMPTPFSEAQVKCIVLQVLRGLQYLHRNFIIHRDLKVSNLLMTDKGCVKTADFGLARAYGIPVKPMTPKVVTLWYRAPELLLGTTTQTTSIDMWAVGCILAELLAHKPLLPGTSEIHQVDLIVQLLGTPSENIWPLPLVSQYSLRKQPYNNLKHKFPWLSEAGLRLLNLLFMYDPKKRATAGDCLESSYFKEKPLPCEPELMPTFPHHRNKRAAPATSSGAESQSRRCKP
- the CDK10 gene encoding cyclin-dependent kinase 10 isoform X3, yielding MGEPEPEPEQIRLKCIRKEGFFTVPPEHRLGRCRSVKEFEKLNRIGEGTYGIVYRARDTQTDEIVALKKVRMDKEKDGVPISSLREITLLLRLRHPNIVELKEVVVGNHLESIFLVMGYCEQDLASLLENMPTPFSEAQVKCIVLQVLRGLQYLHRNFIIHRDLKVSNLLMTDKGCVKTADFGLARAYGIPVKPMTPKVVTLWYRAPELLLGTTTQTTSIDMWAVGCILAELLAHKPLLPGTSEIHQVDLIVQLLGTPSENIWPGFSQLPLVSQYSLRKQPYNNLKHKFPWLSEAGLRLLNLLFMATAGDCLESSYFKEKPLPCEPELMPTFPHHRNKRAAPATSSGAESQSRRCKP
- the CDK10 gene encoding cyclin-dependent kinase 10 isoform X4 — encoded protein: MALRTVEVALSELPWEKLGRCRSVKEFEKLNRIGEGTYGIVYRARDTQTDEIVALKKVRMDKEKDGVPISSLREITLLLRLRHPNIVELKEVVVGNHLESIFLVMGYCEQDLASLLENMPTPFSEAQVKCIVLQVLRGLQYLHRNFIIHRDLKVSNLLMTDKGCVKTADFGLARAYGIPVKPMTPKVVTLWYRAPELLLGTTTQTTSIDMWAVGCILAELLAHKPLLPGTSEIHQVDLIVQLLGTPSENIWPGFSQLPLVSQYSLRKQPYNNLKHKFPWLSEAGLRLLNLLFMYDPKKRATAGDCLESSYFKEKPLPCEPELMPTFPHHRNKRAAPATSSGAESQSRRCKP